A section of the Oryzias melastigma strain HK-1 linkage group LG14, ASM292280v2, whole genome shotgun sequence genome encodes:
- the LOC112142840 gene encoding unconventional myosin-Ic isoform X1 — protein MRYQGREVEIEGRVRLVMESALTARDRVGVQDFVLLENYNSEAAFIENLRRRFRENLIYTYIGSVLVSMNPYKELEIYSKQQMERYRGVSFYEISPHIYALSDNTYRAMKTERKDQCILISGESGAGKTEASKKILLYYAVTCPTTEHAAALGDRLLQSNPVLEAFGNAKTLRNDNSSRFGKYMDIQFDFRGVPVGAHILNYLLEKSRVVHQNHGERNFHIFYQLLDGGDEELLKTLELERNPHSYRYLVKGNCPKVSSISDKNNWKVVIKALSVIGFTTEEVQKLLNIIASVLHLGNVLFGEGEEEETYITTETQLSTLALLLGVDGSALREALTHRKLTARGEEMISPLNYEQAVSARDALAKAVYGRTFTWLVEKINQSLALKDELYHSTRGSSVIGLLDIYGFEVLQHNSFEQFCINFCNEKLQQLFIELTLRSEQEEYETEGIAWETVKYFDNKIICDLIEEKHKGIISILDEECLRPGEACDLSFLEKLEDSLGCHPHFITHKLANGKTRRVMSREEFRLLHYAGEVNYNVSGFLDKNNDSLNRNLKEVMCQSDNQILSHCFRREEVIDQKRPEMAATQFKNSLTKLMEILMSKEPSYVRCIKPNDAKQPGRFDEVLVRHQVKYLGLMENLRVRRAGFAYRRHFEAFLQRYKPLCPETWPNWQGRLVDGVSALVNHLGYKPEEYKLGRSKIFIRFPKTLFTTEDALEAKKPEIAVTMQKSWRGYRERSKYQRIRHAVIVIQSAWRGMKARRRAKQRREAAELIRRFIKGFIYRHEEYCPENEYFHDHVRYSFLKNLRKNLPVSVLDKSWPKPPPSLVEASEHLQRLHMRNMVAKYCRRIQPEWKKQMMQKLIASEIFKDQKEIYPQSVGRLFLDSRLEREQISLKVLQTLGSEKVQYGVSVIKYDRRGFKPRPRQLLLTNTFALLVDRTKIKQKIDYASLRGISVSSLSDGMLVLHVPCEDNKQKSDAVLHCSHVIELVTKLSMLARKTNCVDVRPGSIRFAVARNKEGIIDFVRGSELKVAKGKRGHLLVAAPRIATT, from the exons CTATGCCTTGTCAGACAATACTTACCGAGCCATGAAGACGGAGAGGAAGGACCAGTGCATCCTCATATCAGGTGAGAGCGGGGCAGGTAAAACAGAGGCCTCCAAGAAGATCCTCCTGTACTACGCTGTTACTTGCCCCACCACTGAGCATGCTGCTGCCCTCGGTGACCGTCTCCTGCAGTCAAACCCAGTTCTGGAG GCTTTTGGTAACGCCAAGACATTGAGGAACGACAACTCCAGTCGCTTTGGAAAATACATGGATATCCAGTTTGATTTTAGG ggtGTTCCAGTGGGAGCTCACATCCTAAACTACCTGCTGGAGAAATCCCGTGTTGTGCACCAGAACCACGGCGAAagaaactttcacattttctaccAACTTTTGGATGGAGGGGACGAGGAGCTGCTGAAAACCCTGGAGCTGGAGAGAAACCCCCACAGCTACCGTTATCTAGTCAAG GGGAACTGTCCAAAAGTCAGCTCCATAAGTGACAAGAATAACTGGAAAGTTGTGATAAAGGCCCTTTCTGTGATCGGCTTCACCACAGAGGAAGTGCAG AAACTTCTGAATATCATCGCCAGCGTCCTCCATCTGGGAAACGTTCTCTttggagaaggagaagaagaagaaacgtACATTACCACTGAGACTCAACTATCAACTCTGGCACTG ctgctgggTGTTGATGGCTCAGCCCTCAGGGAGGCGCTCACTCACAGGAAACTCACCGCCAGAGGGGAGGAG ATGATCAGCCCACTAAACTATGAGCAGGCTGTGTCGGCCCGGGATGCTTTGGCTAAAGCTGTGTACGGTCGAACCTTCACCTGGTTGGTGGAGAAGATCAACCAATCGTTGGCTTTGAAG GATGAACTCTACCACAGCACCAGAGGCTCCTCAGTTATTGGGCTTCTTGATATTTATGGATTTGAGGTTCTACAGCACAATAG CTTTGAACAGTTCTGCATCAACTTCTGCAACGAGAAGCTCCAGCAGCTGTTCATCGAGCTCACCCTGCGGTCTGAGCAGGAGGAGTATGAGACGGAAGGAATCGCG TGGGAGACGGTGAAATACTTTGACAACAAGATCATTTGCGATCTGATCGAGGAGAAACACAAAGGCATCATCTCTATTCTA GACGAGGAGTGCCTGAGACCCGGTGAGGCTTGCGATCTCTCCTTTTTGGAGAAACTGGAGGACTCGTTGGGCTGCCATCCCCACTTCATCAC gCACAAATTAGCCAATGGAAAAACCCGGCGAGTAATGAGCAGAGAGGAGTTCCGGCTGCTGCATTATGCAGGAGAAGTCAACTATAATGTCAGTG GTTTTCTTGATAAGAACAACGATTCTCTGAACAGGAACCTGAAAGAG GTCATGTGCCAGTCAGACAACCAGATCCTGAGTCACTGCTTCCGCAGAGAGGAAGTGATCGATCAGAAACGTCCAGAGATG gcTGCCACACAGTTTAAAAATAGTCTGACAAAACTCATGGAGATCCTAATGTCTAAAGAGCCATCATATGTGCGTTGTATCAAACCCAATGATGCCAAGCAACCAG GACGTTTCGATGAAGTTCTGGTCCGACACCAGGTCAAGTACTTAGGCCTGATGGAAAACCTGAGAGTCAGGAGAGCCGGCTTTGCTTACCGCCGGCACTTTGAAGCCTTCTTGCAGAG GTACAAGCCCCTGTGTCCTGAGACGTGGCCCAACTGGCAAGGAAGACTTGTGGATGGAGTTTCTGCACTGGTTAACCATCTAGGCTACAAACCAGAGGAGTACAAACTGGGCAG ATCAAAAATCTTCATCCGTTTCCCTAAAACACTCTTCACCACAGAGGATGCACTCGAGGCCAAAAAGCCAGAGATTG CGGTCACCATGCAGAAATCATGGAGAGGCTACAGAGAGAGATCCAAGTACCAGCGCATCAGACATGCAG TGATTGTGATCCAGTCTGCATGGCGAGGGATGAAAGCACGCAGGCGGGCTAAGCAGCGGCGAGAGGCTGCAGAGTTGATACGCAG GTTCATAAAAGGCTTCATCTATCGTCATGAGGAATATTGCCCGGAGAATGAGTACTTCCACGATCATGTGCGCTACTCTTTCCTCAAAAATCTGAGGAAAAACCTGCCAGTGAGCGTTTTAGACAAAAGCTGGCCAAAACCTCCTCCATCTCTCGTTGAG GCCTCAGAGCACCTGCAGAGGCTGCACATGCGCAACATGGTTGCAAAGTATTGTAGGAGAATCCAGCCTGAGTGGAAGAAGCAG aTGATGCAGAAGCTTATAGCCAGTGAGATCTTCAAAGACCAGAAAGAGATTTACCCCCAGAGTGTTGGGCGGCTGTTCTTGGACTCCAGGCTTG AACGTGAACAAATCAGTCTGAAGGTTCTCCAGACTCTTGGCAGTGAAAAAGTGCAG TATGGCGTTTCAGTGATCAAGTATGACAGGAGGGGATTCAAGCCCCGCCCTCGACAGCTGCTCCTCACCAACACCTTTGCTCTGCTGGTGGACCGCACCAAGATCAAGCAGAAGATTGACTACGCTTCTCTCAGAG GAATCTCAGTGAGCTCTCTCAGTGACGGGATGCTGGTTCTCCATGTACCCTGTGAGGACAACAAACAGAAG AGTGATGCAGTACTGCACTGCAGCCATGTGATTGAGCTGGTGACCAAACTAAGCATGCTGGCAAGGAAGACCAACTGTGTGGATGTCAGGCCAGGCAG CATTCGGTTTGCTGTGGCTCGAAACAAGGAAGGGATCATTGATTTTGTCAGAGGCTCCGAGCTGAAGGTGGCCAAAGGCAAAAGAGGACATCTGCTGGTG GCTGCCCCACGGATCGCCACTACATGA
- the LOC112142840 gene encoding unconventional myosin-Ic isoform X2: MESALTARDRVGVQDFVLLENYNSEAAFIENLRRRFRENLIYTYIGSVLVSMNPYKELEIYSKQQMERYRGVSFYEISPHIYALSDNTYRAMKTERKDQCILISGESGAGKTEASKKILLYYAVTCPTTEHAAALGDRLLQSNPVLEAFGNAKTLRNDNSSRFGKYMDIQFDFRGVPVGAHILNYLLEKSRVVHQNHGERNFHIFYQLLDGGDEELLKTLELERNPHSYRYLVKGNCPKVSSISDKNNWKVVIKALSVIGFTTEEVQKLLNIIASVLHLGNVLFGEGEEEETYITTETQLSTLALLLGVDGSALREALTHRKLTARGEEMISPLNYEQAVSARDALAKAVYGRTFTWLVEKINQSLALKDELYHSTRGSSVIGLLDIYGFEVLQHNSFEQFCINFCNEKLQQLFIELTLRSEQEEYETEGIAWETVKYFDNKIICDLIEEKHKGIISILDEECLRPGEACDLSFLEKLEDSLGCHPHFITHKLANGKTRRVMSREEFRLLHYAGEVNYNVSGFLDKNNDSLNRNLKEVMCQSDNQILSHCFRREEVIDQKRPEMAATQFKNSLTKLMEILMSKEPSYVRCIKPNDAKQPGRFDEVLVRHQVKYLGLMENLRVRRAGFAYRRHFEAFLQRYKPLCPETWPNWQGRLVDGVSALVNHLGYKPEEYKLGRSKIFIRFPKTLFTTEDALEAKKPEIAVTMQKSWRGYRERSKYQRIRHAVIVIQSAWRGMKARRRAKQRREAAELIRRFIKGFIYRHEEYCPENEYFHDHVRYSFLKNLRKNLPVSVLDKSWPKPPPSLVEASEHLQRLHMRNMVAKYCRRIQPEWKKQMMQKLIASEIFKDQKEIYPQSVGRLFLDSRLEREQISLKVLQTLGSEKVQYGVSVIKYDRRGFKPRPRQLLLTNTFALLVDRTKIKQKIDYASLRGISVSSLSDGMLVLHVPCEDNKQKSDAVLHCSHVIELVTKLSMLARKTNCVDVRPGSIRFAVARNKEGIIDFVRGSELKVAKGKRGHLLVAAPRIATT; this comes from the exons CTATGCCTTGTCAGACAATACTTACCGAGCCATGAAGACGGAGAGGAAGGACCAGTGCATCCTCATATCAGGTGAGAGCGGGGCAGGTAAAACAGAGGCCTCCAAGAAGATCCTCCTGTACTACGCTGTTACTTGCCCCACCACTGAGCATGCTGCTGCCCTCGGTGACCGTCTCCTGCAGTCAAACCCAGTTCTGGAG GCTTTTGGTAACGCCAAGACATTGAGGAACGACAACTCCAGTCGCTTTGGAAAATACATGGATATCCAGTTTGATTTTAGG ggtGTTCCAGTGGGAGCTCACATCCTAAACTACCTGCTGGAGAAATCCCGTGTTGTGCACCAGAACCACGGCGAAagaaactttcacattttctaccAACTTTTGGATGGAGGGGACGAGGAGCTGCTGAAAACCCTGGAGCTGGAGAGAAACCCCCACAGCTACCGTTATCTAGTCAAG GGGAACTGTCCAAAAGTCAGCTCCATAAGTGACAAGAATAACTGGAAAGTTGTGATAAAGGCCCTTTCTGTGATCGGCTTCACCACAGAGGAAGTGCAG AAACTTCTGAATATCATCGCCAGCGTCCTCCATCTGGGAAACGTTCTCTttggagaaggagaagaagaagaaacgtACATTACCACTGAGACTCAACTATCAACTCTGGCACTG ctgctgggTGTTGATGGCTCAGCCCTCAGGGAGGCGCTCACTCACAGGAAACTCACCGCCAGAGGGGAGGAG ATGATCAGCCCACTAAACTATGAGCAGGCTGTGTCGGCCCGGGATGCTTTGGCTAAAGCTGTGTACGGTCGAACCTTCACCTGGTTGGTGGAGAAGATCAACCAATCGTTGGCTTTGAAG GATGAACTCTACCACAGCACCAGAGGCTCCTCAGTTATTGGGCTTCTTGATATTTATGGATTTGAGGTTCTACAGCACAATAG CTTTGAACAGTTCTGCATCAACTTCTGCAACGAGAAGCTCCAGCAGCTGTTCATCGAGCTCACCCTGCGGTCTGAGCAGGAGGAGTATGAGACGGAAGGAATCGCG TGGGAGACGGTGAAATACTTTGACAACAAGATCATTTGCGATCTGATCGAGGAGAAACACAAAGGCATCATCTCTATTCTA GACGAGGAGTGCCTGAGACCCGGTGAGGCTTGCGATCTCTCCTTTTTGGAGAAACTGGAGGACTCGTTGGGCTGCCATCCCCACTTCATCAC gCACAAATTAGCCAATGGAAAAACCCGGCGAGTAATGAGCAGAGAGGAGTTCCGGCTGCTGCATTATGCAGGAGAAGTCAACTATAATGTCAGTG GTTTTCTTGATAAGAACAACGATTCTCTGAACAGGAACCTGAAAGAG GTCATGTGCCAGTCAGACAACCAGATCCTGAGTCACTGCTTCCGCAGAGAGGAAGTGATCGATCAGAAACGTCCAGAGATG gcTGCCACACAGTTTAAAAATAGTCTGACAAAACTCATGGAGATCCTAATGTCTAAAGAGCCATCATATGTGCGTTGTATCAAACCCAATGATGCCAAGCAACCAG GACGTTTCGATGAAGTTCTGGTCCGACACCAGGTCAAGTACTTAGGCCTGATGGAAAACCTGAGAGTCAGGAGAGCCGGCTTTGCTTACCGCCGGCACTTTGAAGCCTTCTTGCAGAG GTACAAGCCCCTGTGTCCTGAGACGTGGCCCAACTGGCAAGGAAGACTTGTGGATGGAGTTTCTGCACTGGTTAACCATCTAGGCTACAAACCAGAGGAGTACAAACTGGGCAG ATCAAAAATCTTCATCCGTTTCCCTAAAACACTCTTCACCACAGAGGATGCACTCGAGGCCAAAAAGCCAGAGATTG CGGTCACCATGCAGAAATCATGGAGAGGCTACAGAGAGAGATCCAAGTACCAGCGCATCAGACATGCAG TGATTGTGATCCAGTCTGCATGGCGAGGGATGAAAGCACGCAGGCGGGCTAAGCAGCGGCGAGAGGCTGCAGAGTTGATACGCAG GTTCATAAAAGGCTTCATCTATCGTCATGAGGAATATTGCCCGGAGAATGAGTACTTCCACGATCATGTGCGCTACTCTTTCCTCAAAAATCTGAGGAAAAACCTGCCAGTGAGCGTTTTAGACAAAAGCTGGCCAAAACCTCCTCCATCTCTCGTTGAG GCCTCAGAGCACCTGCAGAGGCTGCACATGCGCAACATGGTTGCAAAGTATTGTAGGAGAATCCAGCCTGAGTGGAAGAAGCAG aTGATGCAGAAGCTTATAGCCAGTGAGATCTTCAAAGACCAGAAAGAGATTTACCCCCAGAGTGTTGGGCGGCTGTTCTTGGACTCCAGGCTTG AACGTGAACAAATCAGTCTGAAGGTTCTCCAGACTCTTGGCAGTGAAAAAGTGCAG TATGGCGTTTCAGTGATCAAGTATGACAGGAGGGGATTCAAGCCCCGCCCTCGACAGCTGCTCCTCACCAACACCTTTGCTCTGCTGGTGGACCGCACCAAGATCAAGCAGAAGATTGACTACGCTTCTCTCAGAG GAATCTCAGTGAGCTCTCTCAGTGACGGGATGCTGGTTCTCCATGTACCCTGTGAGGACAACAAACAGAAG AGTGATGCAGTACTGCACTGCAGCCATGTGATTGAGCTGGTGACCAAACTAAGCATGCTGGCAAGGAAGACCAACTGTGTGGATGTCAGGCCAGGCAG CATTCGGTTTGCTGTGGCTCGAAACAAGGAAGGGATCATTGATTTTGTCAGAGGCTCCGAGCTGAAGGTGGCCAAAGGCAAAAGAGGACATCTGCTGGTG GCTGCCCCACGGATCGCCACTACATGA